AGTGGAAAGGCTCTACCAACAATTTATCAGCTTGTTATCTGGTCGGATTGATGCTTGGAAAAAAAATGCTTGCCAAAAAAATTGATTCTGCAATTTTATATACCGGTCAAGCATCATTCACAAGCAAGATAGCAGCTTGTCTTAAAGGCATTGCTGCTGCTGGGGTCAATATTCCATTATCTGAAGAAACTTTGCCTGATGAGAATCGAATAAATGGTTCACACATATCTCAATATGCCACCATTCTGAAGGAGGATAAAAATAAATATGAGAAACAATTTTCTGGGTTATTTAGTAAGAACATTAATCCAGAAGAATATCCAAAACATTTTGAAGAAGTGAAAACACGAATTTCTGCTGGAAATTTCAATTAAGGTGAAACTATGACCACGAAAGTATTCACCGAAAGAATAATAAACAAAAAAATAATTGATTTTGATAAGGTACTGATGTGTTGAGAATGAAAGTTATTATGATTAATAGATTGCTAATGCCTTATGGATCGGGTGTAATTAATGAGTAGGATGTCTAGACCTAGTGAACCTGAAGTAGAATGGAAGCCAAGAACTGCACTAGGTATTATGGTAGCCAATGGGAAAATAAACTCCATGGAGCAAATTTTTGAAAATGGTATGAGGATTCAAGAATCTGAGATTGTGAAACACCTTTTACCTGATATCAAGACTCAAGTAGTAAGTGTTGAAATAGTACAAAAACAAACCGATGCAGGCGAACTCACTAGATTTAATGCTCTTGTGGCAATAGGCAATGAGTCTGGGTGGTTTGGAATTGGAAAAGGTAAAGCCTCACAAATGAGGAATGCTATCGACAAGGCCACCAATGCTTCTTACCTAAACGTCATCCCAGTAAAATTGGGATGTGGAAGTTGGGAATGTCGATGTCACCAAGCTCATTCAGTACCATTTAAGGTACAGGGTAGAGGTGGCAGTGTAACGATTGAATTGATCCCTGGCCCTCGTGGATTAGGTATAGTGGCCGGTGAGAATATCAGAAACTTGTTGAAATTAGCAGGATTAAAGGACTGCTGGAGTAGGTCATTTGGATCTACCAACACAATGTCGTCTACCGCAAAAGCAATTTTTAGTGCATTGAGAAGTACGTTTATCACAGGATAGGAATTGAAATGGTGTATTTAGTAGTTAGAATGAAAGGGACTGTTAACATTCCCAATTGGGCAAATGTAACACTTGAAGGTTTACATCTTAACAAGAAATTTCGAGCAACCCTGATTCCAGAAAATGACCAAACGTTAGGTATGCTCAGGAAAATAAAAGAAATAGTTTCTTGGACATCTGTTGAGGAAAACTTTATCAGAGAATTTATCGAACAAAAAGGCCGTGCATCATCATCTAAGCTGTTATCCAACCAAAGGCATGAGGAATCTGGAAAAACATCCAATCCTGACATTGATAAGGTTGTCTCTGATATCTCTAAGAATGAAACATATCTTTCAAAATTAGATGGAATAAAACCATGGTTTGCGTTGAATCCTCCTAGAGGCGGATTTAAGAAAAAATCAAAGCTTTTGCACTCTCAAAACGGAATATTGGGGGAGAATAAAGATTTGTTAGAAATCGTAAAGAGGATGATGTAGATAATGAATAATAATTGTTTGTCTGATAGCAAAGAATTGCAAACTTTAATATTTACACCCAAAGTTGCTTATCCACTAAGGGAAAATTGGTGATAACTGATGGCTACTCGACTAAGAAAAAGTAGAAAACAACGTGGAAGTCGCTTCTGCGGATGGGGCCAAATTGGTCAACATAGAGCTTCGGGCAGTAGAGGAGGCGTTGGAGGCGCTGGAAAGCACAAACACTTCTTCATAAGAACAATTAAAGAGGAACCAAATCACTTTGGGCATGAGCAATTTCATGCATTAAGACCAAGTGATTCTTTAAAATGGATAAATCTTAGAGACCTGAATGAATTGGTAAAATATTCAGAAACTAGTGAAGATGGTAAGGTCATACTTGATCTAGAAAAGTTAGGGTATGACAAGATCTTAGGTGGCGGAGCTATAAACTCTGCCCTTACAGTTCGGGTAAAAAGAATCTCAGACTCTGCCAAAAACAAAATCACAGCAGCTGGAGGAGAGGTGCTAATTTTAGATGAGCTCAGTACAGAATGATGGTATATTTAGAACAATCGTAAAGACAATCTCCCCTGTTATCCCTCAAGTTGAGAAACCTAAAAAGAAAATTACTCTAACTAATAAACTAATATGGACGGGTATTGCAATGCTTATATACCTAGTAATGGGGCAGGTTCCATTATTTGGAGTAAATGTTGATCCTGCCGCCGATCCATTGGCATTTGCCAGAGTAATCTTTGCTGCCCAACAGAGAACCTTGTTGGAGCTTGGTATTGGTCCTATTGTTACTGCTGGATTGTTAATGCAGTTATTGAAAGGTTCGGATATTTTAAAACTAAACTTCAAGGATCCCAATGATAGATCCCTTTTTACATCTGCTACAAAAATAGTAACAATAATTGTAATCGTTGCAGAAACACTACTGTATGGTGTAAGTGTATATGGCGGTGCCACTCCATCGGGCTACCATCTGGCCGTATTAATAGCGCAGTTGATGGCCGCGTCCATCGTGGTCATGTACTTGGATGAACTGGTTCAGAAGGGATGGGGACTTGGCTCTGGGATCAGTATATTCATCATGGCCGGGGTGGCACAAGGGATAATGTGGAGTATGTTTAATCCCTTACCGGTACCAGGTGGCACTGAGCCTAGTGGCTTGATACCCTTCATGATCACAAGCGGAATGGAGGGTAATATAGGAGACGCTGTACTCCGTTCGTCACCACCTGCACCTGTTCCAAATATGCCCAGTCTCTTTGGATTTGGGATGACCGCGGGGATATTGCTGCTATTGGTATACGTACAGGGTATACATGTGGACATACCAATAGTGTCGACGCGGTACCGTGGGTTTACAGCGACGTATCCAATCAAACTGCTTTATACGTCAAACATCCCTGTGATTTTGGCGTCTGCGCTGTTGGCGAACGCGCTTTTCATAGGGCAAATGCTCTGGGTAAATTACAATCCCAACAACGATAATCCTGCCTTCAACTACATAGCGCAATATGATGCACAATCTCAGAAGCCGACTGGAGGTCTATTCTATTACATAACTGCACCTAGATCCTTTGAGGCTGTCGTAGCGGATCCCGTCAGAGCGGTTGTATATGTACTGTTCTTGACCACTATTGTTACCATCTTTGGCCGGCTTTGGGTAGAGCTAGGTGGACTCTCTGCGAAGGCAGCGGCAAAGAACCTATTGGATGCGGATGTCCAAGTACCTGGGTTTAGACGGTCGGAAAGTTCGGTGGAATCCCTACTGAACAGATATATCCCGTCTGTGACAATAATAGGAGGAGTAATAATCGGGTTATTGGCTTCGGTATCAGATTTATTCAACGTTTTCGGAACTGGAATAGGTTTGTTACTGATGGTAGATATACTTGTGAACTACTATAACTTGTTGGTCAGAGAACAAGTCGATGTTCATATGCCAAAATTGGCTTCCTTGTTAGGACGCACTTAGAGAATCAAGTCACATGATAATGATTTCAAATCAAAATCATTATCATACCATTTATTTTCAAATTTTAATACAATGCACTTTATTCAAACTGGTATTGTCAATTATAAAGCTAAAAATAAAGGATTTATTTTCTAAATAGAATTATATGACTAAACGCGTTATGATAGTTGGTATTCCAGGTGTAGGAAAATCTACTGTTATAACAAATGTATTTAATTTACTCTCTCAAGAGGGTATCGACACAAAAATCGCCGAATTTGGAAAGATTATGTTCGAACAAGCAAAACTCTTATCGATAAACAATCGCGACCAGCTGAGGAAGTTATCGATCGAACAGCAAAGGTCTTTACAAGAAATGACTGCGAACTATATTAATTCGCTAGGTAATGATGTTGTAATTATCGACACTCACTTATTTATCAGGACTGAACAAGGCTATTATCCGGGTATTCCGCTAAAACTATTAACCATAATAAATCCGTCCCACTTGATTCTAATCACAGCAAAATCCGAAGAGATTCATAAAAGAAGGACTGATGATAATAGCCGACAGAGAGACTTGATTTCCATTGACCGTATTAGCGATGATTTAAGACTATCTGAGAGTATGATATCTTCAAGTTCGATAATATCCGGTTGCCCTTTCTATATTATACAAAATAATACAGATGAGATTGAAAAGGCTACTGATGATATTCGTAAGGTCATATTAGGCAAATGATAGAAGAAAAATCATTGATAGCTTTATATATACATAGGTCACTATTGACCAAAATCTAGTTCTAGTGTTAAAAATGGGATCGAATCAAATTAAGGATATTAAGAAAGGTGAAGACCATGCGGATCGCAGGATGAGTATTGTAATTTCTGGATGGCCCGCCGTAGGAAAGACTACGATTGCTGAAAATCTAGCAAAGGATTTTAATCTAAAACTGTGGAACGGTGGAGACATATTAAAGATGATGGCCTATGAACGTGGCTACTCATCATCACTCAATCATGATTGGTGGGATACAGAAGAGGCAGCTAGATTTATGAATGAGCGTAACAATAATCCAAACTTTGACAGAGAGGTGGATGATCGTTTGATAGAGCTTGTCAAAGAGGGAAACGTCGTCATTACTAGTTATACGTTACCATGGATCTCAGACGCAACAATAAATTTTTGGCTGCAGGGTTCTGTAGATAATAGATCAAAACGGATGTCAATGAGAGACAAAATAGATATCAATATAGCCAAGAAAATAGTACAACGACGCGATGTTGAAAATAAGTTAATTTACCAAAAACTTTATCAGTTCGAATTTGGGGAAAAGCTTGATGTATTCGACTTTGCCATGAATACTGATATATTGTCATTAGAATCTTTAATTATTATTTCAAAAAACATAGTAGAGAATGTAATAAGTTCATCTTGAATAGCATGGAATTTAAAGGTAACGAAAATTCATGGAATTTAACCTCCCTCAATTAAATAAACTAGTAAAAATAAATGATGGGACGTCCGATGAGAAATTTGGATACTATCCTAATAATAGACCTATTGCACAATTATTAAGTTATGGTCTGATTTTGTTGGATAAACCACCAGGCACTACAAGTCACGAAATTGTTTCATACGTTAAGAAAATACTTGGATTGGAAAAAGCTGGTCATAGCGGTACTTTGGATCCAGGGACAACCGGATTACTACCTATCGGTTTAGATGAAGGAACAAAAATAGTTCCAGTACTACTCATGGGGCCAAAGGAATATGTTGCCCTGGCTAGACTTCATAGCCACGTTTCCAGTGAAAAACTGGTTCAAGTATTGAAGGAATTTACTGGTCCTATCTATCAAAAGCCACCCCAAAGATCTTCTGTAAAACGTCAAACGCGTATTAGGACTATTTACGAATTGGAATTAGAAGATCAATTTGATCGATTGTTATTGTTAAGAACATTATGTGAGTCTGGAACATACATTCGTAAGCTGATATATGATATAGGAGAAGTTCTTGAAGTTGGTGCCTCAATGATAGAGTTACGGAGGACTAAGGTTTGCAATTTTGTAGATGAAACCGACTTTGTTAGACTACATGATCTGGTAGATGCATTTCAGTTGCATAAAGAATCTGGCAATGAAGAGAAACTTCGAAGAATAATACTTCCAATTGAAATGGCTATGACTCATATTCCAGCAATAACTATTAGAGATACTGCAATTGATGCTCTATGCCATGGCGCACAGTTAGCGCTTCCAGGCATAGTGTCTATTCCTCAAAATCTAAAAAAGGGCGATTTAGTAGGTATCTATTCACTAAAAGGAGAAATCGTTGGACTGGGTATTTCTGTATTAGACTTTGATGAATTTCTTAGTAAAAAGAAGGGGATTTGCTTCCAAATAAAGAGGATCGTTATGAAACCAAACACGTATCCCAAATTTTGGTCAACATCCGACACTAATGCGAGCTCAACCACCTCTAATGACACAAGTAGTGATGAATCGATCTTCACTTAATTTTGAATTTCTGACCTGACTATAGCCTGTGATTGTCAAGCAATTTTAGCCTAGGCACATCGGTCAGAATCTATATATTTTTAAATAGTCTCTCCGAATCCTGGATTTGTTTTATCTAGCATTGATATCTTTCTTGCGAGATTTTCCATAGTACCGGGCAGATGACAATTACACATGCATTCATCACATTCTATGTGTTTTAAATTCTTGCAAGAGTTTGAAAGTTGTAATTTTTCCATATACCTATCTTTTGATAACGTGTTCTAAATTTAATTGTTTAATCCATAGAAAATTTTATTTAATTTTGATGTGTTATATCACTAAGTACAATTTGGTGGTGAAATTTGGTAATAAGGATCTGGCTAAATATCCTTTCTTAAAAGAAGCATTTTCGTATATCACTAAATATGATTTTAAACTCGAGGATCTGAATAATAGAGATTATCTCCATCTCATAGAGAAGGCTAATAAAAAAATAGAGCAATATTTGTTTTTTGGAAGGAATGAATATCAAATTAATTACAGCAAAACACATGAAACGATAGTACAGGAAGAGGTTATCTTATTCCTTATCTCATTGTTATTTGTCAAATCTATTTCAATCGACGCAGTGACTAAAAAATTTGCTTTATTGGAATCAATGAGATTTGAAAAGTATCTTATTTCTGATTTGAATACATCGAACCGAGATGACAAAACTATCAAACTGATACTTTACAAGATTTTTGAGGATTTATTTAATACTAAAATCTTGTTAGAAGAAAATGTTTATAACTTTTACAAAATCCGAATATCTGATTATTTGGATCACCCAATTGCATTCCAGGAGAAAGAATGGAATCTAGTTAATAGAACTATTCACAATGGATTTGTGTATTTGGACGGAAATGAAATAGTAAGGTTATTCAGAAATGAACTTTATTTACTAATAATTGACAGGATCAAGAAGATGAATATTGACAAGGTCCCAGATACCATAATGGCGATTTCAAAATCTATCAAAATTCAGTGGGAACAAATGCACCCGTTACCCAATCCCACTGTTTATAAAGCGGTTACTCCTCCTTGCATTCAGCATATATATGATCAAATCCGTAAAGGTGAGAATTTGCCACATCCTGCAAGATTGCTTTTGGGCACATTTCTAATTTATTCCAATAAGACTCTGGAGGAGATGTTAGAACTTTTCAAACGATTACCCGATTTCGATGAAAAAATTACAAGATATCAATTGGAACATCTTGCAGGAAAAAAAGGTGGTTCTAAAAAATATTATGTTCCCTCTTGTGAAAAGATCAAACTAGAAAATTTATGCTATGAGACAAAAGTATGTCATGGAATTAGCAATCCTATTCAGCTTGTAAGAAAGAAATCGAAAATCTAGAATGTCAGATGCGCTATCTTTTGATTCAAATGATTCCATCAAAAAGGACAAGAATAAACCCAAATACCAAAATGCCGAGCCGGACGATAAGAACAAGAATTGGCTTGAAGAAATATTTAGGAGATATTACTTTTATCATTACTCACAACTTGAAGTGGGTGAGTTGATAAATGAACATGAATTTGGATTTAGACTTTTTGACGGAAAAATCCATAGACATTTATCCTTTAACGATAAGAAAGAGTTGTACGCATATATTATAAAATTTTCTCCTTCCGACATCTTTATTTCCTCTGCCAGGTATCAAAATCCGAAGGCGGAAATCGATCAAAAAGGTTGGAATGGGTCTGACCTTATATTTGATATTGATGGAAAGGATCTTCATTTAGAGTGTGCTCAAAGTCATAACTTAGTTTTATGTAAGGATTGTAACCTTATTTCTAAAGGCATCGTCTCCACATGTGAAGGCTGCAAAAGTAGTCGATTGCAAATTATCGATATGCCGTGCACCAGGTGTATCAAATCTTTAAACGGGGAAGTCAAAAAGATAACAGAGATACTTTGTGATGATTTTGGCATTGATAAAGAATATATATTTGTATACTTTTCGGGTAACAACGGATATCACATTCACGTTGTCGATAAGATTTTTTATGGTGCATCTGCTCAGAAAAGAAACGCTTTTGCACAATATTTGATGTGCAAAGGTTATATGATTGAGAATTTGGGTATTAGAAAAAACACCGAAGGCGTACTTATTCCGATGCAAAATAAGATTCTATATAACCAGGGCTGGAGGAAAAGAATTTTTGAATCCATGCATTTACCCATTCAGAATCATAGGATTGATGATAAGTTTGTCAAGAAATACCATCGCATGCAGGATGTAAATAGTAACAATATAAGTGACATTATTAGTACTCATATTTTTGACCTATCTGCAAAAATCGATCCTAATGTCACTATGGACATTCATCGAATATTCAGACTCGCCGGCTCCATTAACAGTAAGAGTGGGTTGATCAAAGCTTTTTGCAAAGACTTGGATTCATTCAATCCATTTGCGGATGCATGCTTAATCGGAGATTCTAGCGTTGAAATAGAATCTAAATTAAATGTCAAAATATCGTTGAAAGGTAAGCAATTTAGCATAAAAACTGGAACAAATAGTCTTCCAGAGTACGCAGCTGCTTATGTGGTTTGTAAAGGCATTGGAGATATTCAATAATAGGCAGAGTATTAAATCTTAAAGCACATGTTATGAGTGATGGACCAAGGATCAGACGTTGAACCTCCTGAAGAATACTGGGTCATTGCATTTTTTAAATCATATTCAAAAAATAAAACATATTACAGGCAATTCATGGCTGCTGGCTTTTATGAAGCTTTTGATACTGTGATGACTTTTTCTGAAAAAACATCTTGCCAAATTCTATGGTACAAAGAGAAACGAAAGTGTGATTCAAAATTCACAAAACTAGGCATACCTTTATTGGAGAGCTTTTGTACTTTTTGCAATAAAGAATTTAATAATATTGAGCCAATAAAGTGTAATTATGAAAAAAATGATTTCAGTTGCAAGTCTGAATTTTGTTCTCTAGATTGTAAGCAGGAACATTTTTACTTTAAACACATTAGATGACTATTTTGATTTTTTTTATGATCGGGTTGCTTTTCTTACAATTTCTAAGTATCTATTGACCATATCCGGATCAATTACCCCTTGAACCACAGAGGGAACGCCAGATTCCAAAACTATATCCATTGCTACTGCACTGTATGGGATATCAAATTCCTCAATCTCTTGTGAATCTTGAGTTTCATAAATTTGTTCATCGATTTTTCCAATCATCTTGAATGCCAAAATCTTGTCAATCTTACGCATACCGGATCCTCCCCCCCTGCCTCCAGCTGATCCGCTCGATTCTTTAACCATCAAAACAAATATTGTATTTTCTCTCCTATTACTATCATCTGTGATGTTCAAATTAATTTCCTGAGATGAAACTATTAATTTCCGCCTTGGATTTTGCAGTATGGGTGATATTTTAAAGATCATGCGATTAAGAGAATGCATTGTCATAAAAATATTTATTGTATCTTTTATGCTGGTAGAAATAAATAATGAATAGAAATGTAATTTATCAATTATGGCTAAGCCTAACGACGGGAAATATCTTACTACAATCGCTTGGGAAAATGATGGTGTGAAATTGATTGACCAAACTAAATTACCTGAATCGCTAGAGTACATAATCTGTAAGAACCATCTGGACATCGCTGATGCAATAAAGAAGTTGGCAATCCGGGGCGCACCTGCTATTGGCGTTGCTGCTGCTATGGGGCTGGCCCTATGTGCTAACAATAGCACCTGCAGTAATAAGGTCAAGATGATGGAAGAGTTAGAACTTGCCTACGATGTTTTGCTCAAAACCAGACCCACTGCGATTAACCTAAAATGGGGATTAGACAGAGTATTTGAGGAAGCAAAGAAATACGATGAAGTGGACGATATCAGGAAACATGTAATTCTTCAAGCAATCAAAATGTCTCATGATGATGTTACAACCAACAAGCTGTTGGGGAGATTTGGCTCAGATTTGATCAATGATGGGGAAGTAGTAATGACTCATTGTAACGCTGGAGCATTGGCTACTGTTTCATATGGAACAGCCCTAGGTGTAATAAGGTCAGTAATGGAGTCAGGGAAAAAGATCAGTGTTATTGCAACAGAGACCCGGCCTGTAATGCAAGGATCAAGACTTACTGCATTTGAGCTTGTACATGATGGTATCGACGTTAGTTTAATTCCAGATACCGCGGTTGGTTATCTAATGGCAAATAAGATGATTGATAAAGTGGTGGTGGGAGCTGATCGAATACTAAAATCGGGCCATGTTTTTAATAAGATAGGTACTTATCAGGTGGCTTTACTTGCAAAAGCTCATAATATCCCGTTTTATGTTGCCGCACCATTGTCAACTTTTGATATGCATAATAACGAAGAAGATATCGTTATTGAAGAGCGTTCCGTCGATGAAGTAGTAAGAATAGGCGAAAAAAGAATAGCACCAACAGGGGTAAGGATTTTTAATCCTGCTTTTGATGTAACCTCTCCAGAGCTGATTGCTGGGATAATCACGGAGAAGGGTGTGATATATCCACCATTTGAATCAAACCTGAAGCCACTGTTTGAGTCGACAAATAATAAGGTCTGACCTTAAAGGACCAATCAAAAAAATTTAAAAAGCGGTTGACTACACATTGAATAGTGCATACAGAGCAAATAACTAAGGACAGGGTCTTTTCTGAATTAAGAAAATGTATGGATCCAGAAATTCCAGTTAATGTAGTAGATCTTGGTTTGATTTATAATGTGGATGTTTCTGAAAAAAATAATATTGATATTAAAATGACTATGACTACTCGTGGGTGTCCCTTGCACGATACTTTAGTGAGTGACGTAAAAAAATATGTTAATACCATAGAGGGTGTTGGGGATATTAATGTACAAATAGTGTGGGATCCTCCCTGGTCTATTGAAAAAATGAATCCAGCGGTTAGGGATAAACTCGGATTCGGCAAACCAACATTGAGATTTAAGATTGACTACGAAAAGTATATGCCCATGAAGGCCGGCCAAGTGACTAAACAGGAGGATGGATCATTAGCATTGGTCAATGAAAAAGGCCAAGGATTCATGGTAAATGAAAATATCATCGAGTTTTGGGAAAATTGTACTGGAGATAAAACCATAAACCAATTAGCTGACAATTTCTCAGAAAAATTAAGTCTCCCACGACAACAGGTAGAACAGGAGGTAGTTCAGTTAATTCAGCAACTGATGGAAGCAGAGTTGTTAATGGCTACTAATGAGAACTAATGA
This Candidatus Nitrosocosmicus oleophilus DNA region includes the following protein-coding sequences:
- a CDS encoding 50S ribosomal protein L18 → MSYIKTLKRIRNNKTNYRKRKAVLISKRNFITVRISNQNIHCQLIKPAIKGDIVLSFSSSKELTKFEWKGSTNNLSACYLVGLMLGKKMLAKKIDSAILYTGQASFTSKIAACLKGIAAAGVNIPLSEETLPDENRINGSHISQYATILKEDKNKYEKQFSGLFSKNINPEEYPKHFEEVKTRISAGNFN
- a CDS encoding uL30 family ribosomal protein, whose product is MVYLVVRMKGTVNIPNWANVTLEGLHLNKKFRATLIPENDQTLGMLRKIKEIVSWTSVEENFIREFIEQKGRASSSKLLSNQRHEESGKTSNPDIDKVVSDISKNETYLSKLDGIKPWFALNPPRGGFKKKSKLLHSQNGILGENKDLLEIVKRMM
- a CDS encoding PqqD family peptide modification chaperone, yielding MHTEQITKDRVFSELRKCMDPEIPVNVVDLGLIYNVDVSEKNNIDIKMTMTTRGCPLHDTLVSDVKKYVNTIEGVGDINVQIVWDPPWSIEKMNPAVRDKLGFGKPTLRFKIDYEKYMPMKAGQVTKQEDGSLALVNEKGQGFMVNENIIEFWENCTGDKTINQLADNFSEKLSLPRQQVEQEVVQLIQQLMEAELLMATNEN
- a CDS encoding uL15 family ribosomal protein; translation: MATRLRKSRKQRGSRFCGWGQIGQHRASGSRGGVGGAGKHKHFFIRTIKEEPNHFGHEQFHALRPSDSLKWINLRDLNELVKYSETSEDGKVILDLEKLGYDKILGGGAINSALTVRVKRISDSAKNKITAAGGEVLILDELSTE
- a CDS encoding 30S ribosomal protein S5, encoding MSRMSRPSEPEVEWKPRTALGIMVANGKINSMEQIFENGMRIQESEIVKHLLPDIKTQVVSVEIVQKQTDAGELTRFNALVAIGNESGWFGIGKGKASQMRNAIDKATNASYLNVIPVKLGCGSWECRCHQAHSVPFKVQGRGGSVTIELIPGPRGLGIVAGENIRNLLKLAGLKDCWSRSFGSTNTMSSTAKAIFSALRSTFITG
- the secY gene encoding preprotein translocase subunit SecY, translating into MSSVQNDGIFRTIVKTISPVIPQVEKPKKKITLTNKLIWTGIAMLIYLVMGQVPLFGVNVDPAADPLAFARVIFAAQQRTLLELGIGPIVTAGLLMQLLKGSDILKLNFKDPNDRSLFTSATKIVTIIVIVAETLLYGVSVYGGATPSGYHLAVLIAQLMAASIVVMYLDELVQKGWGLGSGISIFIMAGVAQGIMWSMFNPLPVPGGTEPSGLIPFMITSGMEGNIGDAVLRSSPPAPVPNMPSLFGFGMTAGILLLLVYVQGIHVDIPIVSTRYRGFTATYPIKLLYTSNIPVILASALLANALFIGQMLWVNYNPNNDNPAFNYIAQYDAQSQKPTGGLFYYITAPRSFEAVVADPVRAVVYVLFLTTIVTIFGRLWVELGGLSAKAAAKNLLDADVQVPGFRRSESSVESLLNRYIPSVTIIGGVIIGLLASVSDLFNVFGTGIGLLLMVDILVNYYNLLVREQVDVHMPKLASLLGRT
- the mtnA gene encoding S-methyl-5-thioribose-1-phosphate isomerase; the protein is MAKPNDGKYLTTIAWENDGVKLIDQTKLPESLEYIICKNHLDIADAIKKLAIRGAPAIGVAAAMGLALCANNSTCSNKVKMMEELELAYDVLLKTRPTAINLKWGLDRVFEEAKKYDEVDDIRKHVILQAIKMSHDDVTTNKLLGRFGSDLINDGEVVMTHCNAGALATVSYGTALGVIRSVMESGKKISVIATETRPVMQGSRLTAFELVHDGIDVSLIPDTAVGYLMANKMIDKVVVGADRILKSGHVFNKIGTYQVALLAKAHNIPFYVAAPLSTFDMHNNEEDIVIEERSVDEVVRIGEKRIAPTGVRIFNPAFDVTSPELIAGIITEKGVIYPPFESNLKPLFESTNNKV
- a CDS encoding DNA primase small subunit domain-containing protein, whose amino-acid sequence is MSDALSFDSNDSIKKDKNKPKYQNAEPDDKNKNWLEEIFRRYYFYHYSQLEVGELINEHEFGFRLFDGKIHRHLSFNDKKELYAYIIKFSPSDIFISSARYQNPKAEIDQKGWNGSDLIFDIDGKDLHLECAQSHNLVLCKDCNLISKGIVSTCEGCKSSRLQIIDMPCTRCIKSLNGEVKKITEILCDDFGIDKEYIFVYFSGNNGYHIHVVDKIFYGASAQKRNAFAQYLMCKGYMIENLGIRKNTEGVLIPMQNKILYNQGWRKRIFESMHLPIQNHRIDDKFVKKYHRMQDVNSNNISDIISTHIFDLSAKIDPNVTMDIHRIFRLAGSINSKSGLIKAFCKDLDSFNPFADACLIGDSSVEIESKLNVKISLKGKQFSIKTGTNSLPEYAAAYVVCKGIGDIQ
- a CDS encoding adenylate kinase, whose product is MTKRVMIVGIPGVGKSTVITNVFNLLSQEGIDTKIAEFGKIMFEQAKLLSINNRDQLRKLSIEQQRSLQEMTANYINSLGNDVVIIDTHLFIRTEQGYYPGIPLKLLTIINPSHLILITAKSEEIHKRRTDDNSRQRDLISIDRISDDLRLSESMISSSSIISGCPFYIIQNNTDEIEKATDDIRKVILGK
- a CDS encoding AAA family ATPase, whose product is MGSNQIKDIKKGEDHADRRMSIVISGWPAVGKTTIAENLAKDFNLKLWNGGDILKMMAYERGYSSSLNHDWWDTEEAARFMNERNNNPNFDREVDDRLIELVKEGNVVITSYTLPWISDATINFWLQGSVDNRSKRMSMRDKIDINIAKKIVQRRDVENKLIYQKLYQFEFGEKLDVFDFAMNTDILSLESLIIISKNIVENVISSS
- a CDS encoding RNA-guided pseudouridylation complex pseudouridine synthase subunit Cbf5; this translates as MEFNLPQLNKLVKINDGTSDEKFGYYPNNRPIAQLLSYGLILLDKPPGTTSHEIVSYVKKILGLEKAGHSGTLDPGTTGLLPIGLDEGTKIVPVLLMGPKEYVALARLHSHVSSEKLVQVLKEFTGPIYQKPPQRSSVKRQTRIRTIYELELEDQFDRLLLLRTLCESGTYIRKLIYDIGEVLEVGASMIELRRTKVCNFVDETDFVRLHDLVDAFQLHKESGNEEKLRRIILPIEMAMTHIPAITIRDTAIDALCHGAQLALPGIVSIPQNLKKGDLVGIYSLKGEIVGLGISVLDFDEFLSKKKGICFQIKRIVMKPNTYPKFWSTSDTNASSTTSNDTSSDESIFT